From the genome of Bactrocera oleae isolate idBacOlea1 chromosome 2, idBacOlea1, whole genome shotgun sequence, one region includes:
- the peg gene encoding turripeptide Gsg9.2 codes for MKLFAIILTLALYAFALAQSLANVKCQMNCDLQDFRPVCGIDDAGKTKTFNNLCILKTENCLRHLSFQKTSDGVCP; via the exons ATGAAGCTCTTCGCCATCATTTTAACCC tTGCCTTGTACGCCTTCGCATTGGCGCAGTCGTTGGCGAACGTTAAGTGTCAAATGAATTGCGATCTGCAGGACTTTAGACCGGTCTGCGGTATAGATGATGCCGGCAAGACGAAAACCTTCAATAATCTGTGCATTCTGAAGACAGAGAATTGCCTGCGACATCTtt CATTCCAGAAAACTTCCGATGGCGTATGTCCATAG